The following coding sequences lie in one Flavobacterium cyclinae genomic window:
- a CDS encoding tetratricopeptide repeat protein, with amino-acid sequence MNSTKLKLIILIFLISLKFYSQGTAFDIGFRKGFKETCYSQGFGEYENYGDPKKCNRAISNGVYDIDYREGYRCGTLQATEFIEKLKKNNENLKKIKVSERESVNQNTIGAPDHLNVDIYKDVQNNDYEFKKPIDYGHPVSLDIFNNDIIVPQNYYNKSNSELINETIEIKKKSEKNIYTDELIDEKAELKNRISAMAMNLNSTSKFKEASALFYSLYTLDPKQEGKALKNACILSIQAEDYVLAQKLFEEYTTSDYLNNGVTYYAVNKASGSEEEFDSKEHRSQYISLGSHEKPRDVKNATKKADAIKMLAMLYAQNKDVEKAKVTYAEARKLAPNDPELKTGEFQLYYNSGYALLADEEKIVNEINGSRDNPKKYDELVAKRKDMFAKAIPDFEKAYSLDSSNESLKTILKMAYEITGQAEKAKTIN; translated from the coding sequence ATGAATTCTACAAAATTAAAACTAATCATTCTCATTTTTCTTATTAGCTTAAAGTTTTATTCACAAGGAACAGCCTTTGATATTGGATTTAGAAAAGGTTTTAAAGAAACTTGTTACAGTCAAGGCTTTGGTGAATATGAAAATTATGGCGACCCAAAAAAATGCAATAGAGCAATTTCAAATGGTGTTTATGATATTGATTATAGAGAAGGTTATAGATGCGGAACTTTACAGGCTACAGAGTTTATTGAAAAATTAAAAAAAAACAATGAAAATTTAAAAAAAATTAAAGTTTCTGAAAGAGAATCTGTTAATCAAAATACAATTGGTGCCCCAGACCATCTAAATGTAGATATTTATAAGGATGTACAAAATAATGATTATGAATTTAAAAAACCAATTGATTATGGACACCCTGTTTCGTTAGATATATTTAATAACGATATTATAGTACCTCAGAATTATTATAATAAATCAAATAGTGAATTAATTAATGAAACCATTGAAATTAAAAAAAAATCAGAAAAAAATATCTATACAGATGAGTTAATTGACGAAAAAGCTGAATTAAAAAATAGAATTTCAGCTATGGCAATGAATTTAAATAGTACTTCAAAATTTAAAGAAGCTTCGGCATTATTTTATTCTTTATATACTTTAGATCCAAAGCAAGAAGGTAAGGCATTAAAAAATGCTTGTATTTTATCAATTCAAGCAGAAGATTACGTTTTGGCACAAAAATTATTTGAAGAATATACAACAAGTGATTATTTGAATAATGGGGTTACTTATTATGCTGTAAATAAAGCAAGTGGAAGTGAAGAAGAGTTTGATTCTAAAGAACATAGATCACAATATATTTCACTTGGCTCTCATGAAAAACCTAGAGATGTAAAAAATGCTACAAAAAAAGCAGATGCTATAAAAATGTTAGCAATGTTATATGCTCAAAATAAAGATGTAGAAAAAGCAAAAGTTACATATGCAGAAGCTAGAAAATTAGCTCCAAATGATCCAGAATTAAAAACAGGAGAATTTCAATTATATTATAACTCAGGATATGCTTTGTTAGCTGATGAAGAAAAAATTGTAAATGAAATTAATGGTTCTAGAGATAATCCAAAAAAATATGATGAACTTGTAGCAAAAAGAAAAGATATGTTTGCTAAAGCTATTCCTGATTTTGAAAAGGCATATTCA